The Epinephelus lanceolatus isolate andai-2023 chromosome 1, ASM4190304v1, whole genome shotgun sequence genome has a window encoding:
- the LOC117257493 gene encoding vitamin D3 receptor B has product MESTVVSTSTLAPDEFDRNVPRICGVCGDKATGFHFNAMTCEGCKGFFRRSMKRKATFTCPFNGSCTITKDNRRHCQACRLKRCVDIGMMKEFILTDEEVQRKKDLIQRRKDEEAQREAEKEARRPRLSEEQSQVIATLVEAHHKTYDDSYSDFCRFRPPVREGPVTRSASRAASLHSLSDASSDSFSHSPESVDTKMNFNNLLMMYHEQGSSPDSSEEEVSSFSMLPHLADLVSYSIQKVIGFAKMIPGFRELTAEDQIALLKSSAIEVIMLRSNQSFNLEDMSWSCGGPDFKYQISDVTKAGHTLELLEPLVKFQVGLKKLNLREEEHVLLMAICLLSPDRPGVQDHARIEALQDRLSETLQAYIQLHHPGGRLLYAKMIQKLADLRSLNEEHSKQYRSLSFQPEHSMQLTPLVLEVFGSEVS; this is encoded by the exons ATGGAGTCCACAGTCGTGAGTACGTCCACTCTGGCCCCTGATGAGTTCGATAGGAACGTGCCGCGGATCTGCGGCGTGTGTGGTGACAAAGCCACCGGCTTCCACTTCAATGCCATGACCTGTGAGGGCTGCAAGGGTTTTTTCAG GCGCAGTATGAAGCGCAAGGCCACCTTCACGTGTCCCTTTAACGGCAGTTGCACCATCACCAAGGACAACAGGCGCCACTGCCAGGCATGCAGGCTCAAACGCTGTGTGGACATTGGCATGATGAAAGAGT TCATTCTGACAGATGAGGAAGTGCAGAGGAAGAAGGACCTGATTCAACGGAGGAAGGACGAGGAAGCGCAGCGTGAAGCAGAGAAGGAGGCGCGGCGGCCCCGGCTCAGTGAGGAACAGAGTCAGGTCATCGCCACGCTGGTGGAGGCGCACCACAAAACATATGACGACTCCTACTCTGACTTCTGCCGCTTCAGG CCTCCTGTGCGCGAGGGCCCAGTGACGCGTAGCGCCAGTAGAGCTGCCTCTCTCCACTCTCTGTCTGATGCGTCCTCTGACTCCTTCAGTCACTCTCCAG AGTCAGTAGACACCAAAATGAACTTCAACAACCTGCTGATGATGTACCACGAGCAGGGCAGCAGCCCTGACTCCAGCGAGGAGGAGGTCTCCAGCTTCTCCATGCTGCCCCACCTGGCTGACCTGGTCTCCTATAGTATCCAGAAAGTTATTGGCTTTGCCAAGATGATCCCTGGGttcag GGAGCTGACTGCAGAGGACCAGATTGCTCTGCTCAAGTCCAGCGCCATCGAGGTGATCATGCTGCGCTCAAATCAGAGCTTCAACCTGGAAGACATGTCCTGGAGCTGCGGTGGGCCTGACTTTAAATACCAGATCAGCGATGTCACCAAAG CGGGCCACactctggagctgctggagcCACTGGTGAAGTTCCAGGTGGGCTTGAAGAAGCTCAACCTGCGGGAGGAGGAACATGTGCTGCTGATGGCCATCTGCTTGCTTTCTCCAG ACCGCCCAGGTGTGCAGGATCACGCACGGATCGAAGCCCTCCAGGACCGGCTGTCAGAGACCCTGCAGGCCTACATCCAGCTCCACCACCCAGGAGGACGGCTGCTCTACGCCAAGATGATCCAGAAGCTGGCCGACCTCCGCAGCCTCAACGAGGAGCACTCCAAACAGTACCGCTCGCTGTCCTTCCAGCCGGAGCACAGCATGCAGCTCACCCCGCTGGTGTTGGAGGTGTTCGGCAGCGAAGTGTCCTAG